One window of the Torulaspora delbrueckii CBS 1146 chromosome 6, complete genome genome contains the following:
- the USB1 gene encoding phosphoric diester hydrolase (similar to Saccharomyces cerevisiae YLR132C; ancestral locus Anc_8.327): MDSIADNYASSDSEIDSDEKKSSLGSSSETLLARLPAEIAEKYSLHPSIPKTSSMSLRGANKGVQYWSTFLYYEWRPSRQERMQLMKIVENFNSYCRESKLPLTKQLYFEPLHVSSLGAPLALHVSLSQTINFESEADRDTLFKSLQAKVRSSTELNPFMMIFQPILRVLPSYAKDSLFLILPVDPGIKNREMTPINKIIREALTETFPQKRAEEIQKLSCMPPSTHLSIAMATNAPRSALDNLNILNTLIPEEQINDKIEFPVNSLKFDKNRQVLSIPLGS, from the coding sequence ATGGACTCGATAGCAGATAATTACGCTTCGAGTGATAGTGAGATAGATTCtgacgagaagaagagttcGTTGGGGTCCTCTAGTGAAACTCTGCTTGCTCGTTTACCCGCTGAGATCGCCGAAAAGTATAGTCTTCACCCAAGTATACCTAAAACCAGTAGCATGTCACTAAGAGGTGCGAACAAGGGTGTACAGTATTGGAGCACCTTTCTTTACTATGAATGGCGCCCCAGCCGGCAGGAGAGGATGCAACTCATGAAAATAGTCGAGAACTTCAACAGCTACTGTCGAGAAAGCAAATTGCCTCTGACTAAACAGTTATACTTTGAGCCATTGCATGTAAGCTCTCTAGGCGCTCCTTTAGCCTTACATGTTTCGCTTTCTCAAACAATCAATTTTGAGAGTGAAGCCGATCGAGACACCCTGTTCAAATCATTACAAGCAAAAGTCCGAAGTTCTACGGAATTAAACCCCTTcatgatgatttttcaaccaATACTTAGAGTCCTCCCCTCCTACGCAAAAGATTCACTCTTCCTGATATTGCCCGTCGACCCTGGCATCAAAAATCGAGAGATGACACCTATCAATAAAATAATACGGGAGGCTCTAACTGAAACTTTCCCGCAGAAACGAGCAGAGGAAATTCAGAAGCTCTCATGTATGCCACCTTCAACACATTTATCCATAGCTATGGCTACCAACGCACCAAGATCTGCGCTTGAcaatttgaatattttgaaTACTTTGATCCctgaagaacaaattaACGACAAGATAGAGTTCCCAGTGAACAGTTTGAAATTTGACAAGAACCGACAGGTATTGAGCATCCCGCTAGGCAGCTAG
- the EKI1 gene encoding bifunctional choline kinase/ethanolamine kinase EKI1 (similar to Saccharomyces cerevisiae EKI1 (YDR147W) and CKI1 (YLR133W); ancestral locus Anc_8.328), translating into MSETRSSRSHTRRTSFTVGRSRSHSRSNSKSRRPSLSGKRSSQRLIRTISVDTDAFSTDDESKFETFSAGSESAGPTIAEDDSIVSGVTDLKLDSDRSYDSSNRMGSQTSSEVIEVPYVNVILDSTLPQDYLKDDILNTIQSLKIPRWYVRGFSDVSPLERKLLKLTKITGAMTNVIYKVEYPGVPSLLLRVYGPNNDSIIDRDYELEVLARLSVRNIGPSLYGCFENGRFEQFLENAQTLSKDDIRDWKTSQRIARRMKELHKGVPLLKFEREGGPACWAKINQWINRIETRGREWVKDDDNIRHTLLCNNWSEFKTVVEQYCNWLYGQGSSNVKKSLVFCHNDAQYGNLLFTSPVIKADNPIHSAPKSASSTSLFPQNSNVSLEQIINPPIQDQSQDSKLVVIDFEYAGANPAAFDLANHLSEWMHDYNCSEPFRCNPKKFPTKEQMLNFVYSYVSHLRGNSTTIIDDEVKHYYNAILKWRGSVQLFWCLWAILQSGDLQNEAVERIESKGPSGNKYIIKTELSDGIDDVALTNDELEGVDIDTFDYLGYCKDKIALFWGDAIRFGVAHETDCIASEVKYLDTQML; encoded by the coding sequence ATGAGTGAAACACGTTCGTCTCGGAGCCATACAAGAAGGACTTCATTCACAGTGGGACGTTCTCGATCCCATTCAAGATCCAACAGTAAGTCCAGAAGACCTTCGCTTTCGGGTAAGAGATCTTCTCAGCGTCTAATACGGACCATTAGTGTTGATACTGATGCGTTTAGcactgatgatgaatctaAGTTTGAAACCTTCTCTGCTGGTTCAGAGTCAGCGGGGCCTACGATAGCGGAGGATGATTCAATCGTCTCTGGGGTCACCGATTTAAAGTTAGACAGCGATCGTAGTTACGATAGCAGTAATCGTATGGGCTCGCAGACATCGAGTGAAGTTATTGAAGTTCCCTATGTCAACGTTATCCTGGATAGTACTTTACCGCAAGATTATTTGAAGGACGATATTCTGAATACCATACAAAGTCTTAAAATACCAAGATGGTACGTTCGTGGCTTTTCCGATGTCTCACCGTTGGAAAGGAAACTATTGAAGTTGACCAAGATCACTGGTGCAATGACCAATGTAATTTATAAGGTCGAATATCCAGGAGTACCATCCCTTTTATTGAGAGTATATGGTCCCAATAACGATTCCATCATTGATAGAGATTATGAATTAGAGGTTTTGGCGAGATTATCAGTACGTAACATTGGTCCCTCGTTGTATGGTTGTTTCGAAAACGGTAGGTTTGAGcagttcttggagaatgCGCAAACGTTGAGTAAAGATGATATTAGAGATTGGAAGACTTCGCAGAGAATAGCCCGTagaatgaaagaattacaCAAGGGTGTTCCTTTGCTGAAATTTGAGAGAGAAGGAGGTCCAGCTTGTTGGGCAAAGATAAATCAATGGATAAACAGAATAGAAACCAGAGGTCGTGAATGGGTTAAAGATGACGACAACATAAGACATACCCTACTTTGCAATAATTGGTCAGAGTTCAAAACGGTAGTGGAACAATACTGCAACTGGTTGTACGGGCAAGGATCATCCAAcgtgaagaaatctttaGTTTTTTGTCATAACGATGCGCAATACGGTAACTTATTATTCACTTCACCCGTTATAAAGGCAGATAATCCCATTCATTCTGCTCCCAAAAGTGCATCCTCAACATCTTTATTCCcccaaaattcaaatgtgTCGTTAGAACAGATCATCAATCCACCgattcaagatcaaagtcAAGATTCCAAATTAGTGGTCATAGATTTCGAGTACGCTGGTGCAAACCCGGCAGCTTTCGACCTTGCAAATCATTTGAGCGAGTGGATGCATGACTATAACTGTTCTGAACCCTTCAGATGTAACCCAAAGAAGTTTCCCACTAAGGAGCAAATGTTGAATTTCGTTTACTCCTACGTTTCACACTTGAGAGGAAACTCTACCACTATAATTGATGACGAAGTGAAACATTACTACAACGCCATTTTAAAATGGAGAGGTAGCGTACAATTATTCTGGTGCCTATGGGCCATCTTACAGAGCGGAGACTTACAGAATGAGGCTGTAGAACGCATCGAATCGAAGGGACCAAGTGGTAATAAATATATCATTAAAACTGAACTCTCAGATGGCATAGATGACGTCGCATTAACAAATGATGAACTCGAAGGTGTAGATATCGATACGTTCGATTATCTGGGGTATTGTAAGGATAAGATCGCACTATTTTGGGGTGACGCGATTCGCTTTGGTGTCGCTCACGAAACAGATTGCATTGCATCAGAAGTGAAATACTTGGACACTCAAATGCTATGA
- the KGD2 gene encoding dihydrolipoyl transsuccinylase (similar to Saccharomyces cerevisiae KGD2 (YDR148C); ancestral locus Anc_8.329) has product MLSRSVRVSASKVLRSSALYSSRRVAVGVVSRRSVSTGLLQNGNLRVASLSGRFQPLQRRWEATSVKVPTMAESLTEGSLKEFTKKEGEFIEQDELLATIETDKIDVEVNSPVSGTIKKLNFKPEDTVTVGEELAQIEPGEAPASSSEAPKEEPKKEEPKKEEPKKEEPKKEEVKKEEPKKQEASKKQEQPKKQEQPKQEAKKETSSPSFTNFSRNEERVKMNRMRLRIAERLKESQNTAASLTTFNEVDMSAVLEMRKLYKDEIIKKRGTKFGFMGLFSKACTLAAKDIPAVNGAIEGDQIVYRDYTDISVAVSTPKGLVTPVVRNAESLSVLEVEEEIVRLSSKARDNKLTLEDMTGGTFTISNGGVFGSLYGTPIINMPQTAVLGLHGVKERPVTVNGQIVSRPMMFLALTYDHRLLDGREAVTFLKTIKELIEDPRKMLLF; this is encoded by the coding sequence ATGTTATCGAGATCTGTTCGTGTGAGTGCCAGTAAAGTTCTGAGGTCATCTGCTTTGTATTCCTCTAGAAGAGTGGCCGTTGGTGTTGTTAGCAGAAGATCAGTTTCTACCGGATTATTGCAAAATGGTAATTTGAGAGTGGCGAGTTTATCGGGTAGATTCCAACCATTACAACGTCGTTGGGAAGCTACTTCTGTTAAGGTTCCTACTATGGCCGAATCTTTGACTGAAGGTTCTCTAAAAGAgtttacaaagaaagagGGAGAGTTCATCGAACAGGATGAGCTTTTGGCTACTATTGAGACAGATAAGATCGATGTCGAAGTCAATTCGCCTGTGAGTGGtacaatcaaaaaattgaacttCAAGCCGGAAGATACTGTCACTGTGGGTGAAGAGCTAGCTCAAATTGAGCCCGGTGAAGCACCTGCATCCTCATCAGAAGCTCCAAAGGAAGAGCCAAAAAAGGAAGagccaaagaaagaagagccaaagaaagaagagccaaagaaagaagaggtaaagaaggaagagccaaagaagcaagaagcctcaaagaaacaagagCAACCTAAGAAACAAGAGCAACCTAAGCAGGAGGCAAAGAAGGAGACTTCCTCCCCATCCTTCACTAACTTCTCTCGTAACGAAGAAAgagtgaagatgaaccgTATGAGATTGAGAATCGCCGAAAGATTAAAGGAGTCCCAAAACACTGCCGCTTCTTTGACTACTTTCAATGAAGTTGATATGTCGGCCGTTCTAGAGATGAGAAAATTGTACaaggatgaaattatcaagaagagaggTACTAAATTTGGCTTCATGGGTCTATTCTCTAAAGCTTGTACTTTGGCCGCCAAGGACATTCCTGCCGTCAACGGTGCCATCGAGGGTGACCAAATTGTTTACCGTGATTACACCGATATCTCAGTCGCAGTCTCTACTCCAAAGGGTTTAGTTACTCCAGTCGTTCGTAACGCTGAGTCCTTGAGCGTACTTGAGGTCGAAGAGGAAATCGTTCGTTTGAGTTCCAAGGCTCGTGACAACAAGCTGACCTTGGAAGATATGACTGGTGGTACTTTTACCATCTCTAACGGTGGTGTCTTCGGTTCACTATATGGTACTCCAATCATCAACATGCCTCAAACTGCAGTTCTAGGTCTACATGGTGTTAAAGAAAGACCTGTTACCGTGAATGGTCAAATCGTATCAAGGCCAATGATGTTTTTGGCTTTGACTTACGATCACAGATTGCTAGATGGTAGAGAAGCTGTCACGTTCTTGAAGACTATTAAGGAATTGATCGAAGATCCAAGAAAAATGCTACTATTCTAA
- the SLX4 gene encoding Slx4p (similar to Saccharomyces cerevisiae SLX4 (YLR135W); ancestral locus Anc_8.330), with translation MSILLLSVRILIQMEPFDVVGMDLRRARRNLQLVGELENEDDNLEQRNVADTQVPEEMGFSSPPESVFVSTQVQSRLDDVEQEESVKGLLKRFKYEDEEPGESKKAHGIKRKKPTQKRKHKNIDEYGDSKGGKLLKQLSGKHKKVKDMINSQRKKTSVRGHSQYDTYNAEEWGYIHQKILKRFPQSGASEMKQVFHHIYGEVGCDLWSASQQPPEGDDSVLEPVPIGKAAGNHEVNVLTLSQVMSDKSIVEPEDDENDDSTIPDSTDDASIVIPISDHVETQFYTPRTTPPDEIIDLTQESFKVVKSLISPLKDADTPLVQVPATRTSTVRFQPPCADPAKCLTVKLPRRQVALLKEKLSSKFDIAEENGGVLDTEVEDLDQCTFYLQPKVRSPIKEVSKLATQSAQKLRQSIKIIGLKPSRSKSQMIASLEAASQVLDSSVTELEQRQLIYENLTTLVQACPSLLERIYTFQPISVEDLLAKLIKANPFVDQIDEVTIRTWADLQGICLTNS, from the coding sequence ATGAGTATACTATTGTTATCAGTACGGATACTGATTCAAATGGAGCCTTTCGATGTTGTAGGGATGGATTTGAGACGGGCTAGGAGGAATTTGCAACTGGTAGGCGAGCTagagaatgaagatgataacTTGGAGCAACGAAATGTGGCTGATACTCAGGTGCCGGAAGAGATGgggttttcttctcctccaGAATCAGTGTTTGTGAGTACTCAGGTTCAGAGTAGGTTGGATGATGTGGAACAGGAAGAGTCTGTGAAGGGTCTGTTGAAGCGGTTTAAAtacgaggatgaagaaccaGGGGAATCAAAGAAGGCACATGGAATTAAGAGGAAGAAACCTACTCAGAAGCGAAAGCATAAGAACATTGATGAGTATGGGGATTCGAAAGGTGGAAAATTATTGAAACAGTTGTCGGGAAAGCATAAAAAAGTAAAGGATATGATTAATTctcaaaggaagaagacAAGTGTTAGAGGCCACTCTCAATACGATACGTATAACGCGGAGGAATGGGGATatattcatcaaaagattctaaAGAGATTTCCGCAGAGTGGAGCTAGTGAAATGAAGCAAGTTTTTCACCATATATATGGCGAAGTTGGGTGTGACCTGTGGTCAGCTTCTCAGCAACCTCCAGAAGGTGATGATTCTGTCCTGGAGCCCGTGCCTATAGGGAAGGCTGCGGGGAATCATGAAGTTAACGTACTGACACTGTCGCAAGTAATGAGTGACAAAAGTATTGTTGAGCCCGAGGATGACGAGAATGATGACTCCACGATACCGGATAGTACAGACGATGCGAGTATTGTGATACCGATAAGCGATCATGTTGAAACACAATTCTATACTCCGAGGACTACTCCACCAGATGAGATTATAGATCTGACCCAAGAGTCTTTTAAAGTGGTAAAGAGTCTAATATCGCCGTTGAAAGATGCGGACACACCACTAGTTCAGGTTCCGGCAACTAGAACCTCAACAGTCAGGTTCCAACCACCTTGTGCAGATCCGGCCAAGTGCCTTACGGTGAAGTTACCCAGGCGACAAGTGGCGTTGCTCAAAGAGAAGCTTTCGAGCAAGTTCGATATTGCAGAGGAAAATGGCGGGGTGCTCGATACGGAAGTCGAAGATCTCGATCAGTGCACTTTTTACTTACAACCCAAGGTGCGATCTCCTATCAAGGAGGTCTCAAAGCTAGCTACACAGTCGGCTCAAAAGCTGCGACAGAGCATCAAGATCATAGGTCTGAAACCTTCAAGGTCCAAATCCCAAATGATCGCTTCACTAGAAGCAGCTTCGCAAGTATTAGACAGCTCAGTAACAGAGCTAGAACAACGACAGCTTATCTACGAGAATTTGACCACGCTCGTCCAAGCGTGTCCTAGCCTATTGGAACGCATATACACGTTTCAGCCCATATCTGTCGAGGACCTACTAGCCAAACTAATAAAGGCAAATCCGTTCGTTgatcaaatcgatgagGTGACAATACGTACATGGGCCGACTTGCAAGGAATATGTCTAACTAATAGCTAA